The DNA window CGAGGGCGCCCGCGAGGAGCAGGGCCGCGCCGAACACCCGCACCGCGAACTGCGAGAAGAAGTTGCTCAGGGCCGTCACGTCCCCGTCGATGCGCTCGATCATCTCACCGGGGGTGCGCTCCTGGTGCTCGCGCAGGTCGAGCGAGAGGAGGTGGCACATCAGGTCGGCGCGCAGCCTATTCGTCGCCGTCCACCCCACCTGCGCCCCCACGTACGTCGCCCCCGCCGTGAGCAGTTGCACCCCCACGCCGAGCGCGATGTAGGCGCCCGCCAGCCGCGCGAGGAGGCCCACGTCGGCCCCCGCGCCCAGCTTCGCCCCGTCCACGAACTGCCTGAGCAGTTGCGGCAACAGCAGGTTCAGGCCCGTGCCCGTCAGCAGCAGGGCGGCGAGGGCGGCCACCTGCCCGCGCAGCGGCCCCAGGTACTCGCGCAGCACCCGCGCGGCCCCGAAGCGCGGTGGTGAGGGAGGGGGCGGGGAGGAGCCGGGCGCACCTTGCATCCCTTCAGGCTAGAGCACCGGGGAGCGGGACGGCATCCGCCGAGTGGCGCAGTCGGGGAGCCTCCGGTCAGGCCGACGTCACGTCAACGCCGCGATCTTGCCCAGCACGACTTCCGGCCTGACCGTGTACTCGCTCGTCTTGGCCTCGACGTGCTCGAAGCGCACGACGCCCGCCTTGTCGATCAGGAACACCGCCCGCCCGCTGATGCCGCGCTCGTCGATGGCCACCCCGTACTGCCGGGCGACCGCGAGGTTCATGTCGGCGAGGAGGGGCACCTCGATGCCGTACTCGGCGGCCCAGGCCTTGTGGGCGTACACGCTGTCGCGGTTGACGCCCAAGACCACGGCGCCCGCCTCGGCGAAGTCGTCCTGGCGCCCGGAATACTCGGGCAATTGCATGGAGCACACCGGGCTGAAGTCGAGGGGGTAGAACACCAGCACCACGTGCTTGTGCCCACGGTAACTGCTCAGGGTCACCGGCTCGCCGCCCGTGGAGGGCAGCGTGAAATCGGGCGCGGGCTGACCGAGAAGGCTCATGGCGAGAGTGTAGCGGGCGGGCAGGGATCACCCCGATTTTCTGAACATTCCCCAGACCCATCCGGCGATGACGGGAAGAAGAATGAAGGCCGCAGTGAGCAATCCGCCCCAGCCCCAGCCGTAAGCCCGGTTCGCCAGCCCCAGCGCCGCACAGACGAGGGCGAACAGGACGAGCCAGGGGAAGGGGCCCCGCGTCTTTTTCGTCATGCGCCAGTCTAGAGGGGCAGGGGTCGGACCCCGACGAAGGATGAAGACCACCCCCGTTTGTACCGCGTCCCCATTCACGGCCCCGCCGTGGGAGGGGGGATAGCCTGTCTGCGTACCGTCCCCTCCCCTGCACGCACGTCCGGGACGGCAAGGAGGCCCCACATGGCTGACATCATGCCCCCCAACATGCTGAACGAGCGACCGCGCACGCCCGCCGGGCTGCTGAGCAACGCTGAAAAAGACCGCCTGATCGAGCGCGGCTTCCTGGGGCTGTACCGCTGGTACACCGCCCGCAGCCAGGAGACGCGCAACTGGAACCCCGACCAGAGCTTCGACTGGCGGGCGATGAACAAGAACCTCCCGCCCGAGATCGTCACGGTGATGCAGGGCTTTTTCGCGGTCGAGCAGTACGCGCCCGACTTCACGAGCAGCCTGCTCTACCTCGTGCGGCG is part of the Deinococcus planocerae genome and encodes:
- a CDS encoding peroxiredoxin; this translates as MSLLGQPAPDFTLPSTGGEPVTLSSYRGHKHVVLVFYPLDFSPVCSMQLPEYSGRQDDFAEAGAVVLGVNRDSVYAHKAWAAEYGIEVPLLADMNLAVARQYGVAIDERGISGRAVFLIDKAGVVRFEHVEAKTSEYTVRPEVVLGKIAALT